In Cicer arietinum cultivar CDC Frontier isolate Library 1 chromosome 1, Cicar.CDCFrontier_v2.0, whole genome shotgun sequence, one DNA window encodes the following:
- the LOC101515047 gene encoding uncharacterized protein: MTRQQQLPNPQRRRAGEVAGNATAECAAVCCCVPCAVMDMVALAVYKVPAGLFQKAMKNKRKKRLQQKKSNKKKNETGLLDRNSSIGSGPGPDTFIVGPTLEEHLAKEESPEVVNLEDEMWARFSVTGFWRSDSQRQFQHEPELQTGEKDR, from the coding sequence ATGACACGCCAGCAGCAACTTCCCAACCCCCAACGCCGCCGCGCCGGCGAAGTCGCCGGGAACGCGACGGCAGAATGCGCCGCGGTTTGCTGTTGCGTACCCTGTGCGGTGATGGACATGGTGGCGCTTGCGGTTTACAAAGTTCCGGCGGGTTTGTTTCAGAAGGCGATGAAGAACAAGAGGAAGAAACGGTTGCAACAGAAGAAGAGTAATAAGAAGAAGAACGAAACAGGCTTGTTGGATCGTAATTCGTCAATTGGGTCTGGGCCTGGGCCTGATACGTTTATTGTTGGGCCTACTTTGGAGGAGCATTTGGCGAAGGAGGAGTCGCCGGAGGTTGTTAATTTAGAAGATGAGATGTGGGCCCGGTTCAGTGTAACCGGGTTTTGGAGAAGCGATTCTCAAAGACAGTTTCAACATGAACCGGAATTGCAAACCGGGGAAAAGGACCGTTGa